The sequence CGAAGATAGAAAAAGAACTGGAAGAAATAAATGGGGCTAAACAGAAGGCAGTAAAACAGTTAGCAGATTTCTATATGACTATTAAAAAACAGACACGGGTTAAGGATTATACTGCAGCCCTTTTTAAACTTTTAGTTGATTTGAAAATAAAAGAGAAGCTGGAAAAATGGGGAGACGAAGCCAGGGCTTTCGGTAAGCTTGATCTGGCTCTAGAACACGTACAAATTTGGGATAACATCATTGACCTGATGGAACAGGTAGTTGAAGGGTTAGGAGATGAAGAGCTAACCGTTGAACAATATGCCCAGATAATAGATTCCGGATTAAAAAGCATAAAAATCGGCCTTGTTCCCCTCGGTCTGGATCAGGTTTTTGTAGGCAATCTGGACCGTTCAAGAAATCCGGATGTAAAGGTCTCATTTATCCTGGGTGTGAATGATGGGGTCTTACCCTTGAGATTGAAGGATTGCGGGATGTTTACCGATACTGAAAGACAGCATCTAAAAGAAATGGGTATTGAACTAGCCCCGGACAGCAGAAGAAGGCTTTTCGACGAACAGTACCATATATATGTGGCTATTACAAGGGCTTCAAATAAGCTCTACCTGAGCTATCCCCTGGCTGATGATGAGGGAAAGGCGCTAATGCCGTCTTTTGTAATAAGAAGGATAAAGAGGTTATTTCCGGGGATTGAAGAAAAGACGTGGGGTATTGAACCTGATGGCAGTGATAGGGACCTCGAGTATATTACAAGTCCATACAATTGCCTTATATACTTACCTACCCAGCTGAGGGAAACCATGGAAGGAAACCGGATCAACCCCATCTGGTGGGATGTATATTCCTGGTTTATATCCAGGGATACAGCAGCGTGTCAAAAGACTCTTCAGGGATTATTTTATTCAAATCAGGAAACCGATATTCCCAGGCAGCTTACACGAAAACTGTTCGGCAGCCCTGTAAAGGCCAGTGTCTCCCAGTTAGAAAGGTTTCAGAGGTGTCCCTTTTCCCATTTTCTTTCCCATGGATTGCGCCTTAAAGAGAGGGGCATATACAGATTGACGAGCCCTGATCTGGGGCAGTTTTTCCATGCGGCTCTGGATATGTTCGCCAAAAAGATAAAGCAGGAGTCCCTAGACTGGGGAGAATTAACTAAAGAACAGTGCATTAACCTGGCTGCAGAGATAGTTGATGACCTGGCTCCCAAGCTGCAGAATGAGATATTGATGAGCACATCCCGATACAGGTATATGGTAAGGAAATTAAAAAAGACGGTGGAAAGGGCTGTTCTTATATTAAGGGAACATTCTCAAAAGGGGAGTTTTCGCCCTGTTGGCATTGAATTGACTTTTGGAAAAGGCGGTATTCTTCCGCCTCTGGTTATCGAATTGGACGGTGATGGGGATTATATCGAGCTGGAAGGCAGAATTGATAGGGTTGATGCAGCTCAATTAGATGATAAGGTATACTTAAGGGTAGTGGATTACAAATCGGGAAACGATACCTTTGAACTCCAGGATATATATTACGGGTTGAGCCTTCAGCTTCTAATATATCTGGAGGTAATCCTTACATATGCACCTTTTTTGGTAAGTTGTGAAGGGAAGCCCGGAGGGATGCTGTATTTTAAGGTAGACAATCCGATAATTTCCGGTTCGGGTCCAGCTTCCCCTGAAAAAATAGAACGGGAGATTATAAAAAAGTTAAAGATGAACGGCCTTGTACTGGCTGACAGCGATGTTGTCAACTTGATGGACGGTCAAATATCCGGTTATTCGGATATCATCCCTGTTGCTTTAAAAAAAGATGGCGGATTCTACAGCGGTTCTTCTATTGCTACCGAAGAACAGTTTACAGCCCTCCGTCAGCACTTGAAACAGGTTATTAAAGGGGTCGGACAGGGGATTTTAGCCGGGAACGTTAAAATAGAACCTTATCTAAAGGGGCATTTAAAACCGTGCAATTACTGCAGATACAAGGCCGTCTGCCAGTTTGACGTATTATTATCCGAAAATACATATAGGGTGCTGAAAAAAATAAACCGCGAGCTGATATGGGACCTTCTGGACGGGCAAAGGGGGGAAGAGGAGCATGGTTAAGCAGAACTGGACCTGCCAGCAGATAGAAGCCATAAATGCCGGCGGCGGGACATTATTGGTCTCTGCAGCTGCCGGGGCAGGAAAAACTGCAGTGCTGGTTGAAAGGATAATTAAAAAAATAACTGATATAAAAAATCCTGTTGATGTGGACCGTTTGCTGGTATTAACCTTTACCAATTCGGCTGCTGCCGAAATGAGAGAACGCATAGGTAATGCCATTTCGCGGGAACTGGATAAAAACAGTCAGTCTAAACACCTAAACCGGCAGCTGACCCTTCTGAATCGAGCATCTATTACTACTATACATTCCTTTTGTTTGGAAGTAATAAGGCAGAATTTCCACCAGCTTAAACTTGATCCTACCTTTAGGATAGCGAATGATATGGAAGCTGCTCTCCTGAGGTTGGAGGTATTAGAAGAATTATTCGAACAGAAATACAGTGAAGGCGAGGATACGCCTTTTATTCGATTGGTGGAATGTTATGGAGGAAACAGGGATGACTCAAACCTTCAGGAGAT is a genomic window of Koleobacter methoxysyntrophicus containing:
- the addB gene encoding helicase-exonuclease AddAB subunit AddB, translated to MTLRFILGRAGTGKTRFCLEEIVNKLKVSPEGEALILLVPEQATFQTERALLSASELKGIMRAEVLSFQRLAYRVLQEVGGMARIYIDELGKKMILRRFLERRKDKLRVFHWIARQPGFIDHLADVLKEFKNYRIPCEKLKAAADKLETDAERDILTDKLCDLTILYSDVQDFLADKHLDRDNYLDLLAEKINEWSYLEGAEVWVDGFTGFTPQELVVLERIMKRVNRFSITLCLDTEDLKLEIDDSYLFYTTRDTMRKLSDTAKRIGVEEEEPVLLDSGAPYRFIESAAISHLEREFFNRPVKTFKDDQDDIRVYAASNRRAEIEGVAREIIRLCRDEGYRFKEISVVMRELEPYSQLISSIFTDNNIPHFIDEKRHIMHHPLVELIRSALEVVIQNWSYEPVFRYLKTDLADVEREQVDLLENYVLAHGIRGAKWVDGKPWTFRRKYTLGEEEEVTSKIEKELEEINGAKQKAVKQLADFYMTIKKQTRVKDYTAALFKLLVDLKIKEKLEKWGDEARAFGKLDLALEHVQIWDNIIDLMEQVVEGLGDEELTVEQYAQIIDSGLKSIKIGLVPLGLDQVFVGNLDRSRNPDVKVSFILGVNDGVLPLRLKDCGMFTDTERQHLKEMGIELAPDSRRRLFDEQYHIYVAITRASNKLYLSYPLADDEGKALMPSFVIRRIKRLFPGIEEKTWGIEPDGSDRDLEYITSPYNCLIYLPTQLRETMEGNRINPIWWDVYSWFISRDTAACQKTLQGLFYSNQETDIPRQLTRKLFGSPVKASVSQLERFQRCPFSHFLSHGLRLKERGIYRLTSPDLGQFFHAALDMFAKKIKQESLDWGELTKEQCINLAAEIVDDLAPKLQNEILMSTSRYRYMVRKLKKTVERAVLILREHSQKGSFRPVGIELTFGKGGILPPLVIELDGDGDYIELEGRIDRVDAAQLDDKVYLRVVDYKSGNDTFELQDIYYGLSLQLLIYLEVILTYAPFLVSCEGKPGGMLYFKVDNPIISGSGPASPEKIEREIIKKLKMNGLVLADSDVVNLMDGQISGYSDIIPVALKKDGGFYSGSSIATEEQFTALRQHLKQVIKGVGQGILAGNVKIEPYLKGHLKPCNYCRYKAVCQFDVLLSENTYRVLKKINRELIWDLLDGQRGEEEHG